TTCGCCCTGCCTGAAGCGCTGTTCCTGGTTCTCAATCCCGCCAGATCTGTCCAAGGCGGGGATGGCGGCAAGATCAACAATCTGCGCATTACCCGTGACGAAGGACGCAAGATTGCCCCCGTGATCGGACGTCAGTCCCTTCAAGGCTTCTTTATTGGCGTATTGCCTGGCGCAGGTGCGACCATCGCTTCGTTCCTCGGCTACGCAGTCGAACGCAATATCGCCACCAAGGAAGAGCAAGAAGAGTTCGGCAAAGGCTCCATCAAAGGCCTTGCGGCACCGGAAACCGCCAACAACGCAGCCTGCACGGGCTCATTCGTGCCGCTTCTTACGCTTGGCATTCCCGGCTCCGGTACCACGGCAATCCTTCTTGGCGCACTGATTGCCCTCAACGTAACGCCCGGCCCCAGATTGATGATTGATGAACCACAGATCTTTTGGGCTGTCATCATCTCCATGTACATTGGCAATCTGGTTCTGCTGGTTCTTAACCTTCCGCTGATCCCCTATATTGCCAAGGTTCTGGCAATTCCGCGTAACTACCTGATCCCGTTCATTTTATTCTTCACCTTGATGGGAAGCTACATCGGTCAGAACAATGCGACCGAACTCTTGTTATTGGTGGGAATGGGTGTCTGCGCGACAATTCTGCGATTTGCGGACTATCCGCTCGCGCCTTTGTTGATCGGCTTCATCCTCGGCCGCATGCTCGAAGACAATTTCGCTCGCTCCATGCAGTTGTATGACGGTATTGGTTTCATACTGGACCGCCCGATGACGCTTGGTTTGCTTGTGATCGCAATTCTGCTGGTCATCGTGCCAAGTTATCGTGCCAGACGTGCTCGCGCCCGTCAGGAAGGGGTTGCAGATGGCGACTGAACCGCTTGCGGGCGTGCGTATCCTTGATCTCACGAATGTGCTTGCGGGCCCTTACTGCTGCTATCAACTCGCGCTGATGGGCGCGGAAGTGATCAAGGTGGAACGCCCCGGCACAGGTGATCTCGCCCGCGTTCTGGGAGCCGACCCAGCTCGCAACAAGGCGGGAATGGGCATCAGTTTCCTGGCTCAGAATGCTGGCAAGAAATCAGTCACTCTCGACATGAAAGCGGAAGCTGGTAAGGCGCTTTTCAAGCAGCTTGTGCAAGGCGCAGACGTCTTGGTCGAAAACTTTCGGCCGGGAGTGATGGATAGGCTTGGACTTGGATACGACACGCTCAAGAAGGTCAATCCGCTTCTGATTTACTGTGCAATCAGCGGTTTCGGACAGGACGGGCCTCGCAAGAAAGATCCGGCGTATGACCAGATTGTGCAGGGCGTCAGCGGAGTTATGTCAATAACAGGCGCGCCGGAAACGGCCCCCTATCGTGTCGGGTATCCACTCGCAGACACAGTCGGTGGTCTGACGGCGGCCTTCGCCGTGGCTTCTGCGTTGAACGCCTCGCCAAGAGGCGCATTTCTGGACATTTCAATGACCGAAGCGGTGATATCCACAATGGGCTGGGTTGTTTCCAACCACCTAATCGGTGGCGTCACGCCGGCGGCTCACGGCAACGAAAACACAACCAGCGCACCGTCCGGAACCTTCCAGACGGCGGACATGCCCATCAACATCGCAGCCAATCGCGACGAGCAATGGCAGGCACTGGCACGTCATCTTGGCCGCGAAGACCTCTTG
This genomic window from Shimia isoporae contains:
- a CDS encoding tripartite tricarboxylate transporter permease, with translation MIEGLLIGLSAAFSLQNLLMVIAGCLIGTFIGMLPGLGPMSIIAIMIPVAITIGDPSAALILLAGVYYGAIFGGSTSSILLNAPGVAGTVATSFDGYPMARKGQAGKALTIAAIASFGGGTIGAILLMIFAPMLSSVALLFHSAEYFALMVVGLSAIAAFAGTGNVAKAVLMTLLGLIMATVGEGALFNMPRFTMGLMDLQSGFSFITLAMAMFALPEALFLVLNPARSVQGGDGGKINNLRITRDEGRKIAPVIGRQSLQGFFIGVLPGAGATIASFLGYAVERNIATKEEQEEFGKGSIKGLAAPETANNAACTGSFVPLLTLGIPGSGTTAILLGALIALNVTPGPRLMIDEPQIFWAVIISMYIGNLVLLVLNLPLIPYIAKVLAIPRNYLIPFILFFTLMGSYIGQNNATELLLLVGMGVCATILRFADYPLAPLLIGFILGRMLEDNFARSMQLYDGIGFILDRPMTLGLLVIAILLVIVPSYRARRARARQEGVADGD
- a CDS encoding CaiB/BaiF CoA transferase family protein gives rise to the protein MATEPLAGVRILDLTNVLAGPYCCYQLALMGAEVIKVERPGTGDLARVLGADPARNKAGMGISFLAQNAGKKSVTLDMKAEAGKALFKQLVQGADVLVENFRPGVMDRLGLGYDTLKKVNPLLIYCAISGFGQDGPRKKDPAYDQIVQGVSGVMSITGAPETAPYRVGYPLADTVGGLTAAFAVASALNASPRGAFLDISMTEAVISTMGWVVSNHLIGGVTPAAHGNENTTSAPSGTFQTADMPINIAANRDEQWQALARHLGREDLLEHPDYATREDRKTNRHRLRAQIETVLTTRDASVWVSELNALGVPAGPVLTVEDALEDKQIAGRGLIQTITTHGEDLLLAGSPIVADGTRPAPKMPPPTLGQDNLEIWSSLGLSETEITNLSTEGIL